The sequence GTCTGCGGGAGGCGGCCGGCCGGCTCGGCCTCGCCGAGCAGCACGGCGGCCAGCGCGTGGCCGGTCTCCTGGCCGCCGTGGGAGGTCCACAGCACGGCGGGCAGGTGGGCGTCGGCCCAGTCGACGGCGTACGGGTAGCTGCTCATCACCACCAGCGCGGTCTGCGGCCGTACGGCGGCGACGGCGCGCAGCAGTGCTTCCTGCCCGGCGGGCAGGGCGATGTCGACCCGGTCCTCGGTCTCGCGGCCGTTGACCAGCGGGTGGTTGCCGAGCACCACGACGGCGACGTCGGCGCCCTCGGCCGCGGCGCGGGCCTCGGCGGTGCCGTCGCGCAGCAGGTCGCGATGCCAGCGCTCGGCGTCCTCGGCGCTGTCGGCGGTGACGGTGACCCGGCCGTCGGCCGGATCGACGGCGGCGTAGCGGCCGGTGAAGACGGAGCGCACCAGCACGGTGCCGTCCTCGGCCGGTTCCAGGTGGAAGGTCTCCTGGACGAACCAGCTCTTGATCACCTGCGTGTCGGCGACCAGGGTGGCGTCGTCCTTGAGGCAGAGGTAGCGGCCGGTGTCGGCGTCGCGCAGGGTCAGCCTGGAGCGTCCCCAGTCGGTCACGTCGAACGCGGTGCCGCCGAGCAGTTCGCCGGTGGTGCGCGAGCGCAGCGTGATCCGGTCGCTGCCCTCCACCCGGACGACCTCGCCGCCGTGGGCGCCGAGTGCGGCGGTGAGGCCGTCGGCGACGGTGGCCTGATAGGGCAGGGTGCCGCTGTACCAGTCCTCGCACAGCATGTCGGAGAGCGGGCCGATCACGGCCACCCGCGAGGTGCGGGCGAGGCCCAGCGGGAGCAGGCCGTCGTTCTTGAGCAGCACCGTCGTCTCCGCGGCGGCGTGCCGGGCGAGCTCGCGGTGCTCCGCGCAGTTGACCACTTCCGGACCGATTCCCGTGTACGGGTCCAGCTCCGGGTCGAACTCGCCGAGGCGGAAGCGCACTTCGAGCTGGCGGCGGACCGCGCCGTCGATGTCGTCCTGCGAGATCAGACCGCGCTCCAGGGCTTCGCGCAGCCGGCCGACGACCGTCTCGCTGTCCTCGCCGTGGTCGGTGAAGCTGTCGATGCCGGCCTTGAGCGCGGCCGCGTGGCCCTCGGCGTGGTCGTCGAAGTAGTGCTCGGGGTCGACCAGGTTGGACGGGGCCTCGGCGTCGCTGACCACGAACAGCTCGTGCCCGGTACCCCGCGCCCAGCGGCGCAGCTCGTCCGCGATCAGCGGACTGACGTGGCAGGGACGGCCGTTGACCAGGTTGTAGGCGGCCATCGCGCCGGTCGCGGCGCCGGAGCCGACCACCGGGCGGAAGGCCGCCAGGTCGTACTCCTGCAGCACCCGCGGGCGCAGGCCGGACGAGGTCAAGCAGCGGTCGTCCTCGTTGTTGTAGGCGAGGAAGTGCTTGAGCACCGACGCCGAGCGCAGGTACGCCGGGTGGTCGCCGGCCAGGCCGCGGCAGTACGCCTCGCCGAGCCGGGCGGTGTGCACCGGGTCCTCGGAGTAGCCCTCCTCGTTGCGCCCCCAGCGGGGGTCGCGCAGCAGGTTCAGCACCGGGGCCCAGGCCTGCAGGCTGTTGGGCCCGCGGTCGGGGGCCACCGCCGGCGGCCGGTGGTGGTGGAAGGCGCGCAGCTCGACGGAGACCGCCTCGGCGACCCGGCGCAGCAGCGCTTCGTCCCAGCTGGCGCCGAGGCCGACGGCCTGCGGGAAGACGGTCGCCTCACCGAGCCAGGAGACGCCGTGCAGCGCCTCGCTGCCGGTGCGGAACGCGGCGATGCCCAGGCGTGGTACGGCCGGCGCGTACTGGTGCAGCATCGCGGTCCGCTCCTCGGGCGTGAGCCGCCCCAGCAGGTCGTCGATGCGCTTGCGCAGGGGGAGCGCTGGATCACGGAACGGGAGCAGCTGAGCTGCGGACATGGCGGGGGTAGTCAACGGGGGACCCTTCGGACAGGCAGGGCGCTATGGCCGTTCGTCGAAGCGCTTCGACGCTGACACGCATCAAGCCCGCTGTCAACTTCCCTGCAAACAAGGGTTTTTGCATTTGTTCAGGCACTTGCCCAATCGGAAACGCGTCGTTAGTCTCGCCGCAACATTCAAGCGCTTCGACGCTTTGGCACCTCGACGGAGAAGGATCATGCGCCATGAGATCTGACTTGGACCGAAGGAGCTTCCTGGGCGCCGCTGCCACGGTCGCGGGAGCCGCAGCGATGGCACCGCTGCTCACCGCCTGCGGCGGCGGCGCCGCAAAGAAGGCAGGCGCGAACACCAAGGAGGGCCTGAAGGCGGCGCTGCCGGCCCACGTGCCGAACGGCAACGCGGTCAAGCCGGACATCGCCTCCGTGCAGGGCGGACCGGACGCCGCGACCGACCCGGCCTACCTCTCCTACCCCGCCTCCCCGCCCGCCAGCGTCTCCGGCGTCCCGGGCAAGGGCGGCAGCTACACGGCGGTCACCCCGCTGTGGGGCACCAACCCGCCGGCCGGCAACTCCTTCTTCCAGGCGATGAACAAAGCGCTCGGGGTCGAGCTGACCGTCAAGCCCGCGGACGGGAACACCTACGACACCATCGTCCCGACGATGACCGCCGCCAAGAAGCTGCCGGACTGGATCAACCTGCCGGCCTGGTGGAACGCCAAGTTCAACACCGGCGCGCTGGTGGGCAGCCAGCTCGCGGACCTGACCCCGTACCTGTCCGGCGACAACATCAAGAAGTACCCGAACCTGGCCGCCCTCCCCACCGGCGCCTGGCAGAACGGGGTCTGGGGCGACAAGCTCTACGGGATCCCCTGCTTCTCCACCAGCTTCGGCATCCCGGGAGCCACCTTCTACCGCCGGGACATCCTCGAAGCCCGGGGCATCACGGCCGACCAGGTGAAGTCCGCCGACGACCTGATGAACATCGGCAAGGAGCTGACCGACGCCAAGCGCGGCGTGTGGGCCTTCGACGACGTGTGGACCTACCTCCAGTTCAGCTGGGGCGTCCCCATGAACTGGAGGGTCGACAACGGCAAGCTGGTCCACCCGTTCGAGACCCAGGAGTTCCTGGAGGCCCTCGACTGGCACTACCGCCTGGCCACCGCCGGCTACATGCACCCGGACGCGCTCGCCGGTGACAACGCCAACGGTTCCACCCGCTTCTACAGCGGGAAGGTGCTCATCGCGGGCGGCGGACTGGGCGCCTGGAACCTGGCCGACCACCAGTCCGGCACCGCCGCGGACCCGAACTACCGGCGCGGCGCCCTCAACGCCGTCACCGCCGGCGGAACAGGCACGCCGGTGATCTACATGGGTGCCTCCGCCAGCATGATCAGCTATCTCAACGCCGACCTGAAGCCCGCGCAGATCGAGGAACTCCTCTCCGTCGCGAACTACCTGGCCGCCCCCTACGGCACCGCCGAGTACACCCTGGTCAACTTCGGTGTCGAGGGCGTCCACCACACCCGGGTCAACGGCGTGCCGACCTTCACGGACGAGGGCAAGAAGGACGTCCAGGCGACGGCCTTCCCCTTCCTGGCCGCCTCCTCCTCCGTGATCAGCAACCCGGGCGGCGACCAGGTCACCAAGGACTACGCGACCTGGTCGGCCGCCAACGTCAAGTACCTCACCAAGCCGCCCTTCTGGGCATGAACTTCACCATGCCCCAGGCGATCGCCTCGGCCGCGGCGGCGCAGAACGTCAACGACACCATCAAGGACTGCTACCACGGCAAGAAAAAGGTCTCCGAGGTGCAGGACGCCATCTCCAGCTGGCGGTCCGGCCCCGGCGAGCGACTCAAGCAGTGGATGACCGACAACGTCCTCGACAAGTACGGCACCGGCCAGTGAGCACCACAGCACCGCACCGCCCCGCCGGCACCGTGCACCGCAACTGGCGGATCAGACTGCGGCGCGACAAGTCGCTCCTCCTGATGACCGTGCCCGCGGTGGTCCTGCTCCTGGTGTTCAACTACGTCCCGCTCTTCGGCATCGTCACCGCCTTCCAGGAGTACGACCCGCTGGTCGGGGTCTGGCACAGTGAATGGGTCGGATTCGACCAGTTCCAGCAGCTGTTCGGCGACCCGGCGTTCTGGGCCTCGATGAGGAACACGCTGTACCTGAGCTTCGTCCAGCTGGTCCTGTTCTTCCCGGTCCCGATCGCGCTCGCCCTGCTGCTCAACTCGGTGATGAGCGAGCGGATCCGCAACCTGTTCCAGTCCGTGGTCTACCTGCCGCACTTCTTCTCGTGGGTGCTCGCGATCACCATCTTCCAACAGATGCTGGGCGGCGCCGGCGCGCTCAACCAGTTCCTGCGCCAGCACGACATCGGCACCTGGGACATCATGACCAACCCGGACACCTTCGCGCTGCTGGTCACCTCCCAGGCGATCTGGAAGGAGGCCGGCTGGGGAATCATCGTCTTCCTCGCGGCGCTGAGCGCGATCAACAGCGAGCTGTACGAGGCCGCGGCGGCGGATGGCGCGGGACCGCTGAGGCGGATGTGGCACATCACGCTGCCGGGCCTGCGCGGGGTGATCGTCCTGATGCTGGTCCTGCGCCTCGGCAACGCGCTGTCCGTCGGCTTCGAGCAGTTCCTGATCCAGCGCGACGCGGTCGGCCACGAGGCGGCGGACGTCCTGGACACCTTCTCCTTCTACTACGGCATCGCCACCGGCGGCTACAGCTACGGCGCGGCGGCCGGGCTCTTCAAGAGCGTGGTCTCGCTGCTGCTGATCTGGGGCGCCAACAAGCTGGCACACGCCTTCGGCGAGGACGGGCTGTACCGAAAATGACCAACGCACTCACCATCGGCTCCCGGCGCGAGCGGCGCGGCCGGGAAGCACGCACCACCCGGCGCGGGGCCCGCTCCGCCCGCCCGCCCTGGGAGGAGCCGCCCACCGTCGTCGGCCGGACCGCCAAGGGGCTGACGCTCGGGACGACGCTCGCCGTCATCCTGGGCCCGCTCTGGATCATCGTGCTGACCAGCTTCTCCACGCCCGGTGCCGTCAACCGGGCCGGCGGTCTGGTGATCTGGCCGGACGGCCTGAGCACCGAGGCGTACCGTCAGATGCTCAGCGACCCGACGGTCGTCACCGCCCTGATGGTGAGCCTGGGCATCACGGTGGTCGGAACGGCGGTGTCCATGGCCGTCTCGGTCCTGTGCGCCTACGGCCTCTCCCGGTCGCGCTCCCTCGGGCACCGCTTCATCCTGATGCTGCTGATCGTCACGATGTTCGTCGGCGGTGGCCTGATCCCGAGCTTCCTGGTGGTCACAGGGCTGGGCGGCTACGGCCAGTGGTGGGCGCTGATCCTGCCGGGCGCGGTCTCCGTCTTCAACATCCTGGTGCTGCGCGCCTTCTACCAGGGCACCTCCTCCGAACTGATCGACGCCGCCCGGATGGACGGCGCCGGCGACTGGCGGATCCTGTGGTCCGTCGTCCTGCCCACCTCACGTGCCGTCACCGCGGTCACCGCGCTGTTCTACGCCGTGGGTTACTGGAACTCGTTCTTCAACGTCATGCTCTACATGCCGACGGACAGTCAGAAGTGGCCGCTTCAGTACGTGCTGCTCACGTACGTCAACCGGGGCAACGGCCTGCCCGGTTCCGTCAACTCCGGCTTCGGCAGCGCCCACGCCCAGACCGCACCGCTGTCACTCCAGATGGCGGTCGTGGTCCTCACCCTGGTGCCGCTGGTGATCGTGTACCCGTTCGTGCAGAAGCACCTGCGCACCGGTGTCCTGACCGGCGCGATCAAGGGCTGAGCCCCACCGGAACCCCTACGAAGGAAACAGCGATGGTGACACTCGCCGATGTGGCCAAACACGCCGGCGTCTCGTCGAGCACGGTCAGCTACGCCCTCAGCGGCAAGCGGCCGATCGCGGACCGGACCAGGACCCGCATCGAGCAGGCCGTCACGGAACTCGGCTACCACCCCAACGCGGGCACCCGGGCCCTGGCCGGCAGGCGCTCGCACGTCATCGCCCTGGTGGTGCCGCTCCACCCCGAGGTGCACGTGCCCACCATGATGGAGATCGCCATCGCGGTCACTGTGGCCGCCCGCGAACACGGCTACGACGTCCTGCTGCTCACAAACGACGAAGGGCCCGAAGGCGTCCGCCGGGTCGCCGCCACCGGACTCGCGGACGGCGTCATCCTCATGGACGTCCGACTGCACGACGACCGCGTCCCGGTCCTGCGCGCCGAGCAGATCCCGGCCGCCCTCATCGGTCTGCCCGACGATCCCACCGGCCTCTCCTGCGCCGATCACGACTTCGCCACCGCGGGCGCCCTGTGCGCCGACCACCTGGCGGACCTCGGCCACCGCGACATCGCCTTCATCGGCTACAGCAGCGGCGTCTACCGGCGGCACGCCGGCTACGCCGAACGCACCCTGAACGGCTTCCGTGCCCGCGCCGAGCGGCGCGACCTGCGCTTCCTCCACCGACCGTGCGAAGGCAGCTACGAGAGCACCGCAGGCACCCTGGCACGCATCCTCGCGGACCGCCCGGAGACCACCGGGTTCGTGGTGCAGAACGAAGCCGCCATCGGCCCGCTGCTCACCTTGCTGCGCGCCAGTGGGCGGACCGTGCCGGAGGACGCCTCCGTCGTCGCCATCTGCCCCGACCCGATGGCCGAGCAGCACTCCCCCCGACTCACCTCTGTGACCGGCCCGCAGAAGGACCTCGGACAGGTCGCCGTCGAGCAGGTCATGGCGAGGATCGCCGCGACCACCGCGGGTGACCGGCCCGAGGACCAACTCCTCCTGATGCCACCGGAACTGGTGGTCCGCGAAAGCACCGCCGCGGCCCCGCGCCGCACGTGACACCGCTCCCGGAAGGACGGTTCCCAGATGGACATCCGACGGCTCACCGACCGACTCGGCGGTCTCGCCTTCGGCGGGGACTACAACCCCGAGCAGTGGGACGAGCAGGTCTGGAAGCAGGACGACGAACTGATGCGCCGGGCGCGGGTCAACCTCACCACCGTGGGCGTCTTCTCCTGGGCCCTGCTGGAGCCCGAGGAGGGACGGTACGACTTCGACTGGCTCGACGCCCACCTCGACCGCCTGCACGCCAACGGCGTCGCCGTCGACCTCGCCACCCCGACCGCTTCACCGCCGCCCTGGTTCACTCTCGCCCACCCCGACGCCCTGCCGGTCCGCCCGGACGGCACCCGCCTGACCCACGGCAGCCGGGACACCTACTGCCTCACCGCCCCTGCCTACCGCCGGGCCGCCCGCCGTATCGCCGGCGCCCTCGCCGAACGCTACGGGGACCACCCGGCGCTCGCCCTGTGGCACGTCCACAACGAGTACGTGACGCTCTGCCTGTGCGACCACACCGCCGCCGCCTTCCGGGTCTGGCTGCGTGCCCGACACGGATCCCTCGACGCCCTCAACGAGGCCTGGGGGACGGCCTTCTGGAGCCAGCGCTACACATCCTGGGAACAGATCCTGCCGCCCCGCGACAGCCAGTGGCACCGCAACCCCGGCCAGGCACTGGACTTCAGCCGCTTCTGGTCCGACGAGACCCTCGCCGCCTACCGCGAGCAGCGCGACGCGATCCGCGTCCGCAGCGACCTGCCGGTGACGACCAACCTCATGGTGCCCGGCTACCAGAACCTGGACCTGTGGGCCTTCGGCCGCGAGGTCGACCTGGTCGCCATCGACCACTACCCCGGCGCACCCGGCGTCGACGCCGCCGCCCATGCCGCCTTCGACGCCGACCGGGCCCGCTCGATCGCCGCCGGAGCTCCCTGGCTGCTGATGGAACAGGGCACCAGCACCGTCTACGCCGGCGGCCGCGTCCTCGCCAAGGAGCCGGGGGAGATCCTGCGCCACTCGCTCGCCCACATCGCCCGCGGCTCGGAGGGCGCCCTGTTCTTCCAGTGGCGGCAGTCCCGGGCCGGCGCCGAGCAGTGGCACTCGGCGATGGTCCCGCACGCCGGTCCTGACAGCCGGATCTTCCGCGAGGTCACGGCGGCCGGAGAGGCCGTCGCCCGGCTCGGCGAACTCGCCGGCTCCACCGTCCGGGCAGAGGTGGCGGTCCTGCACGACTCGGACGCCTGGTGGGCCATGCGCGTGGACGGGCTCCCGTCGTCCGAGCTGGACTACTTCGCCGCACTGCGCGGCGCCCACCGGGCGCTGTGGGACGCCGGTGTCACCGCCGACTTCGCGCATCCCGAGCACGACCTGAGCCGCTACCGGCTGGTCCTCGCCCCCGCCCTGTTCCTGGTCACCGACACGGGCGCCGAGAACCTGCGACGCTACGTCGCCGCCGGTGGCACCCTGCTGGTGCAGTTCTTCAGCGGCATGGTCGACGAGCGCCTGCACACCCGGCTCGGCGGCTACCCGGCCGCCCCGCTGCGCGAGGCGCTCGGCATCCGGGTCGAGGAGTACCGCCCGCTGCGCCAGGACGAGCAGCTCACGCTCTCCGACGGCTCGACGGCCGGCTCCTGGAGCGAGTCCCTGCGCACCGAGGGTGCCGAGACGCTCGCCGCCTACACCCACGGCATGCTCGCCGGCAGCCCCGCGCTCACCCGTCACGACTTCGGCTCCGGCTACGGCTGGTACCTCTCCACCCGCCTCGACGACACCGGCTACGCCGCCCTGCTCGGCCGGCTGCTCACCGAGGCCGGAGTCGCCGCGGAGCTGCCGGGCCTGCCGCCCGGCGTCGAGGCCGTCGCCCGGCACGCCCCCGACGGCCGGCGCTGGCTCCTGCTGCTCAACCACCGAGACGACGCGGTCCAGCTGCCCCGCCCGGGCCACGACCTCCTCACGGACGGGCCCCTGCGCGAACTGCCGCCTGGCGGCTGCGCCGTCCTGCGAGCGCACTGACTTCGCACCCGACGTCTCCCGCATCGAGGAAGGCCGCCATGACCGACCCGCTCGAGACGATCCGCTGGGGTCACGCCGCCCTGGAGCTGGAGATCGCCCTGGACGAGCCCGGCCCGCCGCGCCTGGTCCGCATCGGCGCACCCGGTGAGAAGACCGCCGCCCCACGCCCCGCCGCACCGCTGCCGCTGGTGGAGGTGACGACCGCCGGCCTCGGCCGCTACTGGTCGGGCCGCCACCTCGTCAACACCGTCCTCGGCTCGCGGCTGCGCCACCGCTCCCACCACGCGGTTAGGGACGGCGACTGGCACGTACTCACCGTCGACCTCCACGAGCCCGAGACCGGCCTGATCGCCCAGGCGGTCTACCGGTCCCCGGACGGCCTGCCGGTGCTGCGCAGCGAAGTCCTGCTGCGCAACGAAGGGGATCGGACTCTCCACCTGGAGTCGGTCGGGTCCCTCGTCGCGGGCTGCCTCACCGGGGGCGACCCGGCGGCCCTGGACAGCGCGGAGCTGTTGTGGGCGGAGAACGAATGGTTCGCCGAATGTCGCTGGCAGCGCCGGCCGCTGCGGGTGTCCTCGCCCGAGCGGGGCGGCCGCTTCCACACCACAGCCGGCCGCAGCACCCGCGTCGTCGCCGGTCAGGGCGTGTGGTCCAGCTGCGGCCGGCTGCCGATGGGCGGCCTGACGGAACGCGAGTCCGGCCGTACCTGGCTGTGGCAGATCGAGCACAACGGCGGCGGCTGGCGCTGGGAGTGCGGTGTGCGCGACGACACCGCGTACGCGGCACTGTACGGCCCGAATGCCGCCGACCACGGCTGGCGCCACCCGCTGGAGCCCGGCACCGAGTTCCGCACCGTGCCGGTGGCCCTGGCGCTGGCTGCGGAGGGCGGCCCCGACGGTGCCTTCGCCGCCCTCACCAGCTACCGCCGCGCCACCCGCCGACCGCACCCCGACCACCGCCGACTGCCGGTGATCTTCAACGACTACATGAACTGCCTGATGGGCGACCCCACCACGGCCAAGCTGCTGCCGCTGGTCGAAGCCGCCGCCGAGGCCGGCGCGGAGTACTTCGTCATCGACGCCGGCTGGTACGACGACGGCGACAACTGGTGGAGCTCCGTCGGGGCTTGGGAGCCGTCAGCCTCCCGGTTCCCCGGCCCGAACGGGATCCACGAGGTGCTGGACCGCATCCGGGAGCGGGGCATGGTCCCCGGCCTGTGGCTGGAGCCCGAGGCGGTCGGGACGAACAGTCCGGTGGCCGCCTCCCTGCCGGAGGAGGCGTTCTTCCGCCGCGACGACCGGCGCGTGGAGGAGGGCGGCGGCCGCTACCACCTCGACCTGCGCCACCCGGCCGCCCGGGCCCACCTGGACGGCGTGGTGGACCGCCTGGTCGGCGAGTGGGGCATCGGCTACCTCAAGCTCGACCACAACACCGACCCCGGGTCCGGCACCAGCAGCCACCCGGCCGAGGCCCCGGCGGCCGGCCTGCTCGGCCACAACCGGGCCCAGCTCGACTGGCTGGACGGCATCCTGGACCGGTACCCGGACCTGGTGATCGAGAACTGCGCCTCCGGCGGCATGCGGATGGACTACGCCCTGCTCTCCCGGCTCCAGCTGCAGTCCACCAGCGACCAGCAGGACCTGCTGCGCTACGCCCCGATCGCGGCGGCGGCCCCCACCGCCGTCACCCCCGAGCAGGGCGCCGTCTGGGCGTACCCGCTGCCCGAGGACTCCCTCGACGAGGTCGCCTTCACCATGGCGAGCGCGCTCCTCGGCCGCATCCACCTCTCCGGCCGCCTCACCGAACTCTCCCCGGAAGCCCGGGACCTGGTCCACGAGGCGGTGGCCGTCCACAAGTCGATCCGCGCCGGTCTCCGCGAGGCGGTGCCCGCCTGGCCGCTCGGGCTCCCCAACTGGGAGGACCCGTGGATCACCCTGGCGCTGCGCACCCCGGACACCACCTACGTCACCGCCTGGCGGCGCACCGGCGAGGAGACCGTCAGGGACCTCGACCTGCCCCACCTGGCCGGTGCGGACGTCCACGTCGAGGTGCTCTACCCGGCCTCCAGCAGGGCCGGCACTGTCTGGAGGCCGGATGCCGCCGAACTCGCTCTGACCCTCCCGGCGGCGCCGTCCGCCGTCCTGCTGCGCCTCACCAGGACCTCTCCCGAACGGAGTTGACCATGCGCTCGGCGAGCGCGCGCGCCCCACCGCGCCGGCCCGCATCCGTACCGACCACGCTTCTCGTCCGGGCCCGACCCCGTGCAACCGTGCCGGGCCCCACCGTCCAGAACGCAGGAGTTCGACCCCCAACCGAACTCCACGCACCCCCACCCCCTGGAGGGACGCAATGAGAAGGTCAGTCCAGTCCTGTCATGGGCGCGCCATAGCCGTCGCGGCGGCCCTCGCGCTCGCCGCCACCGGCGCGATCGCCGCCGTCGCACCGCCCGCCGTCGCCGCGAACTCCGTGTCGGTGTCCGTCGACGCCGCCCTGCAGCTCGCCACCGTCCCCGCCACCGGCGTCGGCGTGAACATCCCGGTCTACGACGCCAACATGAACTCCGCCGCCACCCCCGGCCTGCTCAGCACGGCCGGCTTCAACACCGTCCGCTACCCCGGCGGCAGCCACTCCGACGTCTACCACTGGCAGACCGGCACCGCCGAGGCCGGTGCGTACGTCGCCCCGAACACCGGCTTCGACGCCTTCATGGGCACCGTGCGCGCCGCCGGAGCGCAGCCGATCATCACCGCCAACTACGGGTCCGGCACCCCCCAGGAGGCCGCCGGCTGGGTCCGGTACGCCAACGTCACCAAGGGCTACGGCGTCAAGTACTGGGAGATCGGCAACGAGGTCTACGGCAACGGCGAGTACAGCAACGGCAACGGCTGGGAGTACGACACCC comes from Streptomyces sp. TLI_235 and encodes:
- a CDS encoding alpha-galactosidase, with the translated sequence MTDPLETIRWGHAALELEIALDEPGPPRLVRIGAPGEKTAAPRPAAPLPLVEVTTAGLGRYWSGRHLVNTVLGSRLRHRSHHAVRDGDWHVLTVDLHEPETGLIAQAVYRSPDGLPVLRSEVLLRNEGDRTLHLESVGSLVAGCLTGGDPAALDSAELLWAENEWFAECRWQRRPLRVSSPERGGRFHTTAGRSTRVVAGQGVWSSCGRLPMGGLTERESGRTWLWQIEHNGGGWRWECGVRDDTAYAALYGPNAADHGWRHPLEPGTEFRTVPVALALAAEGGPDGAFAALTSYRRATRRPHPDHRRLPVIFNDYMNCLMGDPTTAKLLPLVEAAAEAGAEYFVIDAGWYDDGDNWWSSVGAWEPSASRFPGPNGIHEVLDRIRERGMVPGLWLEPEAVGTNSPVAASLPEEAFFRRDDRRVEEGGGRYHLDLRHPAARAHLDGVVDRLVGEWGIGYLKLDHNTDPGSGTSSHPAEAPAAGLLGHNRAQLDWLDGILDRYPDLVIENCASGGMRMDYALLSRLQLQSTSDQQDLLRYAPIAAAAPTAVTPEQGAVWAYPLPEDSLDEVAFTMASALLGRIHLSGRLTELSPEARDLVHEAVAVHKSIRAGLREAVPAWPLGLPNWEDPWITLALRTPDTTYVTAWRRTGEETVRDLDLPHLAGADVHVEVLYPASSRAGTVWRPDAAELALTLPAAPSAVLLRLTRTSPERS